In a genomic window of Accipiter gentilis chromosome 23, bAccGen1.1, whole genome shotgun sequence:
- the BRPF1 gene encoding peregrin isoform X2 produces the protein MGVDFDVKTFCHNLRATKPPYECPVGTCRKIYKSYSGIEYHLYHYDHDNPPPPQHTPLRKHKKKGRQARAANKQSPSPSETSQSPGREVMTYAQAQRMVEVDLHGRVHRISIFDNLDVVSEDEEVPEEVPENGSNKENTETQSVPPKSGKHKNKEKRKDSNHHHHNASAGTTPKLPEVVYRELEQDTPDAPPRPTSYYRYIEKSAEELDEEVEYDMDEEDYIWLDIMNERRKTEGVSPIPQEIFEYLMDRLEKESYFESHNKGDPNALVDEDAVCCICNDGECQNSNVILFCDMCNLAVHQECYGVPYIPEGQWLCRRCLQSPSRAVDCALCPNKGGAFKQTDDGRWAHVVCALWIPEVCFANTVFLEPIDSIEHIPPARWKLTCYICKQRGSGACIQCHKANCYTAFHVTCAQQAGLYMKMEPVRETGANGTSFSVRKTAYCDIHTPPGSVRRLPALSHSEGEEEDEEEEEEGKGWSSEKVKKAKAKSRIKMKKARKILAEKRAAAPVVSVPCIPPHRLSKITNRLTIQRKSQFMQRLHSYWTLKRQSRNGVPLLRRLQTHLQSQRNCDQRDTEDKNWALKEQLKSWQRLRHDLERARLLVELIRKREKLKRETIKVQQVALEMQLTPFLILLRKTLEQLQEKDTGNIFSEPVPLSEVTEIYEVPDYLDHIKKPMDFQTMKQNLEAYRYLNFDDFEEDFNLIINNCLKYNAKDTIFYRAAIRLREQGGAVLRQARRQAEKMGIDFETGMHFPHCVTVEEAQVQDIEDDVRLLLSENQKHLPLEEQLKILLERLDEVNAGKQSIGRSRRAKMIKKEITVLRRKLAHPRDLGRDGLERHSSSARGVLQSHNPCEKDLQTDSAAEESSSQETGKGLGPNSSSTPAHEVGRRTSVLFSKKNPKTAGPPKRPGRPPKNRDSQITPGHGNSPIGPPQLPIMGSSQRQRKRGRSPRPSSSSDSDSDKSAEDAPMDLPANGFSSGNQPVKKSFLVYRNDCNLPRSSSDSESSSSSSSSAASDRTSTTPSKQGRGKPSFSRVNFPEDSSEDTSGTENESYSVGTGRGVGHSMVRKGMGRGAGWLSEDEDSSLDALDLVWAKCRGYPSYPALIIDPKMPREGMFHHGVPIPVPPLEVLKLGEQMTQEAREHLYLVLFFDNKRTWQWLPRTKLVPLGVNQDLDKEKMLEGRKSNIRKSVQIAYHRAMQHRNKVQGEQSSDSSESD, from the exons ATGGGCGTAGACTTCGACGTGAAGACCTTCTGCCACAACCTACGGGCCACCAAACCCCCCTACGAGTGTCCGGTGGGCACCTGCCGCAAGATCTACAAGAGCTACAGCGGGATCGAGTACCACCTCTACCACTATGACCACGacaacccccccccgccccagcacacCCCCCTGCGCAAGCACAAGAAGAAGGGGCGCCAGGCCCGCGCCGCCAACAAGCAGTCGCCCAGCCCCTCCGAGACCTCCCAGTCACCGGGCCGCGAGGTGATGACTTACGCCCAGGCCCAGCGCATGGTGGAGGTGGACCTGCACGGCCGCGTCCACCGCATCAGCATCTTCGATAACCTCGACGTGGTGTCCGAGGACGAGGAGGTTCCCGAGGAGGTGCCCGAGAACGGGAGCAATAAGGAGAACACGGAGACCCAGAGCGTCCCGCCCAAATCCGGCAAGCACAAGAACAAGGAGAAGCGCAAGGACTCCAACCACCATCACCACAACGCCTCGGCCGGCACCACCCCCAAGCTCCCCGAGGTGGTGTACCGGGAACTGGAGCAGGACACCCCCGACGCCCCACCTCGCCCCACCTCTTACTACAG GTACATCGAGAAGTCGGCAGAAGAGCTGGATGAGGAGGTGGAGTACGACATGGACGAGGAAGATTACATCTGGCTGGACATCATGAATGAGCGACGGAAGACTGAAGGCGTGAGTCCCATTCCCCAGGAGATCTTTGAGTATCTGATGGACCGGCTGGAGAAGGAGTCCTACTTTGAGAGCCACAACAAGGGGGATCCAAACGCCTTGGTGGATGAGGATGCCGTCTGTTGTATCTGCAATGATGGGGAGTGTCAGAACAGCAATGTCATCCTCTTCTGCGACATGTGCAACCTGGCTGTGCATCAGGAGTGCTACGGGGTGCCCTATATCCCGGAGGGACAGTGGCTCTGCAGACGGTGCCTGCAGTCACCCTCACGAGCCGTGGACTGCGCCCTCTGCCCGAACAAGGGGGGGGCCTTCAAGCAGACGGACGATGGGCGCTGGGCACACGTGGTCTGTGCCCTCTGGATCCCAGAGGTGTGCTTTGCCAACACCGTCTTCCTGGAGCCCATCGACAGCATCGAGCACATCCCACCCGCACGCTGGAAGCTGACCTGTTACATTTGTAAGCAGCGCGGCTCCGGGGCTTGCATCCAGTGCCACAAAGCCAACTGTTACACTGCCTTCCATGTCACCTGCGCCCAGCAGGCCGGGCTGTACATGAAGATGGAGCCCGTCCGGGAGACGGGGGCCAACGGTACCTCCTTCAGCGTGCGCAAAACTGCCTACTGCGACATCCACACGCCGCCGGGCTCCGTGCGCAGGCTTCCCGCCCTCTCCCACAgtgagggggaagaggaggatgaggaggaggaggaggaggggaagggctggagcTCTGAGAAAGTCAAAAAAGCAAAGGCCAAGTCTAGGATCAAGATGAAGAAGGCACGGAAGATCCTGGCGGAGAAACGAGCCGCAGCACCTGTGGTTTCTgtgccctgcatccccccccaCAG GCTCAGTAAGATTACAAACCGTTTAACCATCCAGAGGAAGAGCCAGTTCATGCAGAGGCTGCACAGCTACTGGACTCTGAAGAGACAGTCCCGCAACGGTGTCCCTCTGCTCCGCCGCCTTCAGACACACTTGCAGTCACAAAGAAACTGCGACCAG AGAGACACTGAGGATAAGAACTGGGCCCTGAAGGAGCAGCTGAAGTCATGGCAGCGCCTCCGCCATGACCTAGAGCGTGCACGCTTGCTGGTGGAGCTGATACGCAAGCGGGAGAAGCTCAAGAGAGAGACG ATCAAAGTGCAGCAGGTGGCACTGGAAATGCAGCTGAcccccttcctcatcctcctccgcAAGACGCTtgagcagctgcaggagaaagacacaggcaaCATCTTCAGCGAGCCGGTCCCTCTGTCTGAGGTAACAGAAATCTACGAA GTCCCAGACTACCTGGATCACATCAAGAAGCCGATGGATTTTCAGACAATGAAACAAAATCTGGAAGCCTATCGCTATCTGAATTTTGATGACTTTGAGGAGGATTTCAACCTGATTATCAACAACTGTTTGAAATACAATGCCAAAGACACAATCTTCTACCGGGCAGCCATCCGTCTGCGGGAGCAGGGAGGCGCCGTTCTCCGGCAGGCTCGCCGGCAGGCGGAGAAGATGGGCATTGACTTTGAGACAGGCATGCACTTCCCCCACTGTGTAACGGTGGAAGAGGCTCAGGTCCAAGACATCGAGGACG ATGTGCGGCTGCTGCTCTCGGAGAATCAGAAGCACCTGCCCTTGGAGGAGCAGCTAAAGATCCTGCTGGAGCGGCTGGATGAGGTCAACGCTGGCAAGCAGAGCATAGGACGGTCCCGCCGGGCCAAGATGATCAAGAAGGAGATCACGGTCCTACGGCGGAAACTCGCTCACCCGCGGGACCTGGGCCGAGACGGGCTGGAGCggcacagctcctctgccaggGGAGTCCTGCAGTCACACAACCCCTGCGAGAAGGACCTGCAGACAGACAGTGctgcagaagagagcagcagccaggagaCTGGCAAAG GTCTGGGTCCCAATTCTTCTTCCACCCCAGCACATGAAGTTGGCAGGAGGACCTCAGTGCTCTTCTCCAAGAAGAACCCTAAAACTGCAGGCCCTCCAAAACGTCCAGGACGCCCCCCCAAGAATCGGGACAGCCAGATCACTCCCGGCCACGGGAACAGCCCCATCGGGCCCCCCCAGCTCCCGATAATGGGGTCTTCCCAGCGGCAGAGGAAGCGAGGGCGAAGCCCGcgccccagctccagctcggACAGTGACAGTGATAAGTCCGCTGAAGACGCTCCCATGG ACCTCCCAGCCAACGGTTTCAGCAGCGGGAACCAGCCAGTGAAGAAGAGCTTCCTGGTGTACCGCAATGACTGCAATCTTCCCCGGAGCAGCTCTGACTCGgagtccagcagcagcagcagcagcagtgctgcctcAGACCGTACCAG cacaaCGCCTtccaagcagggcagagggaaacCCTCCTTCTCCCGAGTGAACTTCCCGGAGGACAGCAGTGAGGACACGTCAGGGACGGAGAACGAGTCCTACTCTGTGGGCACAGGCCGAGGCGTGGGACACAGCA TGGTGCGCAAGGGCATGGGGCGCGGCGCGGGGTGGCTGTCCGAGGACGAGGATTCCTCCCTGGATGCCCTGGACCTGGTGTGGGCCAAGTGCCGGGGGTACCCCTCCTACCCGGCGCTG ATCATTGACCCCAAGATGCCGCGGGAAGGCATGTTCCACCACGGCGTCCCCATCCCCGTGCCCCCCCTGGAGGTGCTGAAGCTGGGGGAGCAGATGACTCAGGAAGCACGCGAGCACCTCTACCTTGTCCTCTTCTTCGACAACAAGCGCACTTG gcAGTGGTTGCCCCGGACGAAGCTGGTGCCTCTGGGGGTGAACCAGGACCTGGACAAGGAGAAGATGCTGGAAGGTCGCAAGTCCAACATCCGCAAGTCGGTGCAGATCGCCTACCACCGCGCCATGCAGCACCGCAACAAGGTGCAGGGCGAGCAGAGCAGCGACTCCAGCGAGAGCGACTGA